A part of Sinorhizobium chiapasense genomic DNA contains:
- a CDS encoding AAA family ATPase, with protein MARIDFERTLARLHVDRILDGLGHQPRGIHVVIVPETTTAVVWQDAAALAVRDLRVCRGLTPGNGDKMDFCVEDVVDGDDAITPSYDVDVALMRHNMGIESGIDDAACTLIMADGSDAEHSSVPLADSVIRPELDVDLVILAAAQCGREITADEATLLSEMPWRRRRIAVSAARSISETHRLHLQAEAAEEERKAKEFGEKSADKKDRKGPKPSERLVPDVRPLVETHGYGGAKDWGLELAKDIEDWRNGVIRWSDVDNGILLSGPPGCGKTTFAAALARTLDAHLVIGSYAAWIGTGDGHQGDLIRAMREAFAEAREHAPSVILVDEIDNFVQRGSIGHGRSDEWMRGVVNALLESLDGAIERAGVIVVGATNDASGIDAALRRPGRLDRHIEIGLPDAEARKAILRQHLGVAEGFPLRLFERKTQGMSGADLARLARDARRLARRERGEVRPHHIAAALPRRERRSEDDLRHIAVHEIGHAVVAAHLGATVHEVFVTRDRDPKAEMEIAGAAAVQPRGGRRDFAWYADRVAHIMGGMAAEKMVFGNHADGVIADLAEATNILTYALSSVGMGQTLRSDGHRDPQSMVQARQFDPVLRRRVEDVLQEQAERALGILENNRAAFDELVEVLILRSRLGGDEVHETLEAYAQPQLSLAI; from the coding sequence ATCCTCGATGGCCTCGGTCATCAGCCGAGAGGTATCCACGTAGTCATCGTGCCAGAGACGACTACCGCCGTTGTATGGCAGGACGCTGCTGCTCTTGCCGTCCGCGATCTCCGCGTCTGTCGGGGACTTACTCCTGGAAACGGCGACAAAATGGATTTTTGCGTCGAGGACGTCGTGGACGGAGACGATGCTATCACTCCCTCCTACGATGTTGATGTGGCTCTCATGCGCCACAACATGGGCATCGAGAGCGGGATCGACGATGCCGCTTGCACTCTCATCATGGCGGACGGTTCGGATGCCGAACATTCGTCGGTGCCGCTTGCTGACTCGGTCATCCGCCCCGAACTGGACGTCGATCTAGTGATCCTCGCGGCGGCTCAATGCGGCCGCGAGATCACGGCAGATGAGGCCACCCTGCTTTCGGAGATGCCGTGGCGTCGTCGCCGCATCGCTGTCTCCGCTGCCCGCTCGATCTCCGAAACCCACCGGCTGCACCTGCAGGCAGAGGCAGCCGAGGAGGAACGGAAAGCCAAGGAATTCGGCGAAAAATCGGCCGACAAAAAGGACAGGAAGGGCCCGAAGCCATCGGAACGCCTGGTCCCGGATGTCCGCCCGTTGGTCGAAACGCACGGCTACGGCGGCGCGAAGGATTGGGGTCTCGAACTCGCGAAAGACATTGAGGACTGGCGTAACGGAGTCATCCGCTGGAGCGATGTTGACAACGGTATTCTCCTGAGCGGTCCTCCGGGATGCGGGAAGACGACGTTCGCCGCGGCGCTCGCGAGGACGCTCGACGCTCACCTCGTCATCGGCAGTTATGCTGCGTGGATCGGCACTGGAGATGGGCACCAAGGCGATCTCATCCGTGCGATGCGCGAGGCATTCGCTGAGGCTCGAGAGCATGCGCCGTCTGTGATTCTGGTCGATGAGATCGATAACTTTGTGCAGCGCGGTTCCATCGGTCACGGTCGGTCCGACGAATGGATGCGCGGCGTCGTCAACGCCTTGCTCGAATCCCTCGACGGGGCGATCGAGCGCGCGGGCGTGATCGTGGTTGGCGCGACGAATGACGCGTCGGGCATCGATGCAGCACTCCGCCGCCCGGGACGGCTCGACCGGCACATCGAAATCGGTCTTCCCGACGCCGAAGCCCGGAAAGCGATCTTGCGCCAGCACCTCGGCGTTGCGGAGGGCTTCCCATTGCGCCTCTTCGAACGGAAGACTCAGGGTATGTCCGGCGCTGACTTGGCGAGACTGGCTCGCGACGCCCGTCGGCTTGCTCGACGCGAGCGAGGGGAAGTTCGGCCTCATCATATCGCTGCCGCGCTGCCGCGCCGAGAACGGCGTTCCGAGGATGACCTCCGTCATATCGCTGTCCACGAAATTGGTCATGCCGTCGTCGCGGCGCACCTGGGGGCGACGGTGCATGAGGTCTTCGTAACCCGGGATCGCGATCCCAAAGCTGAGATGGAGATCGCCGGAGCGGCCGCTGTGCAGCCGCGCGGCGGCCGACGAGATTTCGCGTGGTATGCTGACCGCGTGGCGCACATTATGGGCGGCATGGCGGCCGAAAAGATGGTCTTCGGCAACCATGCCGACGGCGTAATCGCCGATCTCGCCGAAGCGACAAATATCCTCACTTACGCACTGTCGAGCGTTGGTATGGGGCAAACGCTTCGGTCGGACGGACACCGCGATCCGCAGTCGATGGTCCAGGCTCGACAATTCGATCCCGTCCTCCGTCGGCGCGTCGAAGACGTTCTCCAGGAACAGGCAGAGCGCGCCCTCGGCATTCTTGAAAACAATCGCGCTGCTTTCGACGAACTCGTTGAGGTTCTCATCCTCCGCAGCCGGCTCGGCGGGGACGAGGTCCACGAGACGCTTGAGGCCTACGCGCAGCCGCAGCTCTCGCTGGCGATCTGA
- a CDS encoding metallophosphoesterase, translating to MFVKKFYISDTHFCHERIIRMCARPFASIDEHDEAIVANWNSVVRDQDIVYHLGDFAFQLGINSERIRSLFFRLKGRKHLIIGNHDLDKRGDLHPTLAALDWAARPEHALRTRDGGRDVYLAHYAARVWPSQRYGAVHFYGHSHGKLPGQGLSRDVGIDMPDVDYTPRSFDELMKGMI from the coding sequence ATGTTCGTGAAAAAGTTCTACATCTCGGACACCCACTTCTGCCACGAGCGCATCATCAGGATGTGCGCTCGGCCGTTCGCATCAATCGACGAACACGACGAGGCCATCGTCGCCAATTGGAACTCCGTCGTCCGCGACCAGGACATTGTCTACCACCTCGGCGATTTTGCCTTCCAGCTCGGCATCAACAGCGAGCGCATCCGGTCGCTGTTCTTCCGCCTCAAGGGCCGCAAGCACCTGATCATCGGCAACCATGACCTAGACAAGCGCGGCGATCTGCATCCGACCTTGGCGGCTCTCGACTGGGCCGCACGCCCGGAGCATGCGCTACGCACTCGGGACGGCGGTCGCGATGTCTACCTGGCTCACTATGCCGCCCGGGTATGGCCGAGCCAGCGGTACGGCGCCGTGCATTTCTACGGACATTCGCACGGAAAGCTCCCCGGACAGGGGCTGTCTCGGGATGTCGGGATCGACATGCCCGACGTCGACTACACGCCGCGTAGCTTCGACGAACTCATGAAGGGAATGATTTGA